From one Acidimicrobiales bacterium genomic stretch:
- a CDS encoding SRPBCC family protein: MSDDGRTGEGSITVQAAAPAVWALVTDITRMGEWSPENERGEWIDGATGPAVGARFKGYNRRGKSKWSTTCEVTEAEPGRSFVFVTGGRAKPGTWWRYRFEAVAGGTLVTESFEMTKPLGRFERLVTKVTTGVSDRRADMEQGVNATLAALKKAAEQGGDHGSAGRSPS; this comes from the coding sequence ATGAGCGACGACGGCCGGACGGGTGAAGGGAGCATCACGGTGCAGGCGGCGGCGCCCGCGGTCTGGGCGCTGGTGACCGACATCACGCGCATGGGCGAGTGGAGCCCCGAGAACGAGCGCGGTGAGTGGATCGACGGCGCCACCGGCCCCGCCGTCGGTGCCCGCTTCAAGGGCTACAACCGCCGCGGCAAGTCGAAGTGGTCGACCACGTGCGAGGTCACGGAAGCCGAGCCGGGCCGCAGCTTCGTGTTCGTCACGGGCGGCAGAGCCAAGCCGGGCACGTGGTGGCGCTACCGGTTCGAGGCGGTGGCCGGCGGCACGCTCGTCACCGAATCGTTCGAGATGACCAAGCCCCTGGGCCGCTTCGAGCGGCTGGTCACCAAGGTCACCACCGGCGTCAGCGACCGGCGGGCCGACATGGAGCAGGGCGTCAACGCCACGCTGGCCGCCCTCAAGAAGGCGGCCGAGCAGGGCGGCGACCACGGCAGCGCGGGACGGAGCCCCTCGTGA
- a CDS encoding phosphoribosyltransferase family protein: MNSSLHRQVVEIVRDRGLVRLPEPVVLASGQTSRDFVDGKAALRRGADLELACRAVLDVVAGTAFDAVGGLTMGADHLAHGVAILSGSEWFVVRKEPKGRGTNKLVEGAQVGPGTKVLLVDDAVTSGGSIQKAHDAIVATGAAVVAAVTLVDRGEVAAPYFKEKGIPYAALVTYRDLGIEPVGGGLVPA; this comes from the coding sequence GTGAACAGCAGCCTCCACCGCCAGGTCGTCGAGATCGTGCGCGACCGCGGACTGGTCCGACTGCCCGAACCGGTGGTGCTGGCGTCGGGCCAGACCAGCCGCGACTTCGTGGACGGCAAGGCCGCCCTCCGCCGGGGCGCCGACCTCGAGCTGGCCTGCCGGGCGGTGCTCGACGTGGTGGCCGGGACGGCGTTCGATGCCGTGGGCGGCCTCACCATGGGCGCCGACCACCTCGCGCACGGCGTCGCCATCCTGTCGGGGAGCGAGTGGTTCGTCGTTCGCAAGGAACCGAAGGGTCGAGGGACGAACAAGCTCGTCGAGGGAGCTCAGGTCGGTCCCGGCACAAAGGTGCTGCTGGTGGACGACGCCGTCACGTCGGGCGGCTCCATCCAGAAGGCGCACGATGCCATCGTCGCCACCGGTGCCGCCGTCGTGGCGGCAGTCACGCTGGTGGATCGCGGCGAGGTCGCGGCGCCCTACTTCAAGGAGAAGGGGATCCCGTACGCGGCCCTCGTCACCTACCGCGACCTCGGCATCGAGCCGGTGGGCGGAGGCCTCGTCCCCGCGTAG